A genomic segment from Comamonas terrigena NBRC 13299 encodes:
- a CDS encoding BMP family protein, which translates to MNTRRNLIKGGLAALPLVLAGMLPASAMAQAKIKVAAVYTVPYEQQWVSRIHQALKAAESRGEIEYKSSENVANADYERVMREYATGGAQLMFGEVFGVEAAARKVAKDFPKTAFVMGSSGKPVAPNFSVFDNYIQEPAYLSGMIAGGMTKSNKIGLVGGFPIPEVNRLMHAFMEGAKEVNPKVEFTVSFINSWFDPPKAKEATFAMIDKGADVLYAERFGVSDAAKEKGKLAIGNVINTQAQYPDTVVASALWHMEPSVDRAIQAVKAGTYKAEDYGPYSMMKHKGSSLAPLGTFEKKVPADLAAKVKAREADILAGKFTVKVNDSQPKTTAK; encoded by the coding sequence ATGAACACACGGCGCAACCTCATCAAGGGCGGCCTGGCCGCGCTGCCCCTGGTACTGGCCGGCATGCTGCCTGCTTCTGCCATGGCGCAGGCCAAGATCAAGGTGGCTGCGGTCTACACCGTCCCCTATGAGCAGCAATGGGTCAGCCGCATCCACCAGGCGCTCAAGGCCGCCGAATCCCGTGGCGAGATCGAATACAAGTCCAGCGAGAACGTGGCCAACGCCGACTACGAGCGCGTGATGCGCGAGTACGCCACCGGCGGCGCACAGCTGATGTTCGGTGAAGTGTTCGGCGTGGAAGCCGCCGCCCGCAAGGTGGCCAAGGACTTCCCCAAGACCGCCTTCGTGATGGGCTCCTCGGGCAAGCCTGTGGCCCCCAACTTCAGCGTGTTCGACAACTACATCCAGGAACCGGCCTACCTGAGCGGCATGATCGCCGGCGGCATGACCAAGTCCAACAAGATCGGTCTGGTCGGCGGCTTCCCCATCCCCGAAGTGAACCGCCTGATGCACGCCTTCATGGAAGGCGCCAAGGAAGTGAACCCAAAGGTGGAATTCACGGTCTCCTTCATCAACAGCTGGTTTGACCCACCCAAGGCCAAGGAAGCCACCTTCGCCATGATCGACAAGGGCGCCGACGTGCTGTACGCCGAGCGCTTTGGCGTGAGCGATGCGGCCAAGGAAAAAGGCAAGCTGGCCATCGGCAACGTGATCAACACCCAGGCCCAGTACCCCGACACCGTGGTGGCCTCGGCCCTGTGGCACATGGAGCCCAGCGTGGATCGCGCCATCCAGGCCGTGAAGGCCGGCACGTACAAGGCCGAAGACTACGGCCCGTATTCGATGATGAAGCACAAGGGTTCGTCGCTGGCACCGCTGGGCACGTTCGAGAAGAAGGTGCCGGCGGACCTGGCGGCCAAGGTCAAGGCCCGCGAGGCCGACATCCTGGCCGGCAAGTTCACCGTCAAGGTGAACGACAGCCAGCCCAAGACCACGGCCAAGTAA
- a CDS encoding amidohydrolase family protein, whose protein sequence is MLDLLITHATLADGRTHMSVAVQDGKITEVTEGLQAPAHETVDAQGLLLSTPFVDPHFHMDATLSYGMPRVNESGTLLEGIALWGELKPQLTHDALVERALAYCDWAVARGLLAIRSHVDTSDPSLLPVEAMLDVKKRVAPYIDLQLVAFPQDGVLRTPGGMDNLKRALAMGVDVVGGIPHFERTMADGAESVKQLCELAAELGKRVDMHCDESDDPLSRHVETLAYHTQRLGLHGRVTGSHLTSMHSMDNYYVSKLIPLMAEAQLGVVSNPLINITIQGRHDTYPKRRGMTRVPELMAAGLTVAFGHDCVMDPWYSLGSGDALDVAHMGLHVAQMTSRQGMQQCFDAITRNPAQLLGLEGYGLQAGCNADFVLLHAKDPVEALRLKSARLGVWRRGQRIASTPAPVATLNLPGRPAQTTLLHQG, encoded by the coding sequence ATGCTGGACTTACTGATCACCCATGCCACGCTGGCCGACGGCCGCACCCATATGTCCGTGGCCGTGCAGGACGGCAAAATCACCGAAGTGACCGAGGGCCTGCAGGCCCCTGCGCACGAAACAGTGGATGCACAAGGCCTGCTGCTGTCCACCCCTTTTGTGGACCCGCACTTTCACATGGACGCCACGCTGAGCTACGGCATGCCGCGCGTCAACGAAAGCGGCACGCTGCTGGAAGGCATTGCGCTGTGGGGCGAGCTCAAGCCTCAGCTGACGCACGACGCCCTGGTGGAGCGCGCACTGGCCTATTGCGACTGGGCGGTGGCACGCGGCCTGCTGGCTATCCGCAGCCATGTGGACACCAGCGACCCCAGCCTGCTGCCGGTGGAAGCCATGCTGGACGTCAAGAAGCGCGTGGCACCCTACATCGACCTGCAGCTGGTCGCCTTCCCCCAGGACGGTGTGCTGCGCACCCCGGGCGGCATGGACAACCTCAAGCGCGCGCTGGCCATGGGGGTCGACGTGGTCGGCGGCATCCCCCACTTCGAGCGCACCATGGCCGATGGTGCCGAAAGCGTGAAGCAGCTGTGCGAACTGGCGGCGGAGCTGGGCAAGCGCGTGGACATGCACTGCGACGAGTCCGATGACCCGCTGTCGCGCCATGTCGAGACCCTGGCCTACCACACGCAGCGCCTGGGTCTGCACGGCCGCGTCACCGGCTCGCACCTGACCTCCATGCACAGCATGGACAACTACTACGTCAGCAAACTGATTCCGTTGATGGCCGAAGCCCAGCTGGGCGTGGTCAGCAACCCGCTGATCAACATCACCATCCAGGGCCGCCACGACACCTACCCCAAGCGCCGCGGCATGACCCGCGTGCCCGAGTTGATGGCCGCCGGCCTCACCGTCGCTTTCGGCCATGACTGCGTGATGGACCCCTGGTACAGCCTGGGCAGCGGCGATGCGCTGGACGTGGCCCATATGGGCCTGCATGTGGCGCAGATGACCAGCCGCCAAGGCATGCAGCAGTGCTTCGATGCCATCACCCGCAACCCTGCCCAGCTGCTGGGTTTGGAAGGCTACGGCCTGCAGGCCGGCTGCAACGCCGACTTCGTGCTGCTGCACGCCAAGGACCCGGTCGAAGCCCTGCGCCTGAAGAGTGCCCGCCTGGGCGTGTGGCGCCGCGGCCAGCGCATTGCCAGCACGCCGGCACCGGTGGCCACGCTGAACCTGCCCGGCCGCCCGGCACAGACCACTCTGCTGCACCAGGGCTGA
- a CDS encoding ABC transporter permease yields MTEFLDILSNSAFWVAVLRTATPLLLGTLGVLLCERAGVLNLGIEGIMVAGAFTGWLTVYAGHGLWTGVLVAALTGALCGLLHAWLTVGLALSQHVSGLGITMLATALSYYGYRVSFPKVNTPPTIEPFQAMDWLPIPILGEQTVLTLLALLLVPVLAWWLFRTPSGLAVRMVGENPLAAEGQGIPVIAVRTAAIVAGSALMAVAGAFLTLSAFNAFFFNMINGRGWICIALVVFASWKPGKALLGALLFAFFDALQLRLQQSGEGLLPYQFYLMLPYLLSILALVLVARKAAYPQALMKPYRKGER; encoded by the coding sequence ATGACCGAATTTCTGGACATCCTGTCGAACTCCGCCTTCTGGGTGGCCGTGCTGCGCACCGCCACGCCGCTGCTGCTGGGCACCCTGGGCGTTTTGCTGTGCGAACGCGCCGGCGTGCTGAACCTGGGCATCGAAGGCATCATGGTGGCCGGCGCCTTCACCGGCTGGCTCACCGTGTATGCCGGCCATGGGCTGTGGACCGGGGTGCTGGTGGCAGCGCTGACCGGCGCCCTGTGCGGTCTGCTGCATGCCTGGCTGACCGTGGGCCTGGCGCTTTCGCAGCACGTGTCGGGCCTGGGCATCACCATGCTGGCCACGGCGCTGTCGTACTACGGCTACCGCGTGAGCTTTCCCAAGGTGAACACCCCGCCCACCATCGAGCCCTTCCAGGCCATGGACTGGCTGCCGATTCCCATCCTGGGCGAGCAGACGGTGCTGACCCTGCTGGCCCTGCTGCTGGTGCCGGTGCTGGCCTGGTGGCTGTTCCGCACCCCCTCGGGCCTGGCCGTACGCATGGTGGGAGAGAACCCGCTGGCGGCCGAGGGCCAGGGCATCCCGGTGATCGCCGTGCGCACTGCGGCCATCGTGGCCGGCTCGGCGCTGATGGCCGTGGCCGGGGCGTTCCTGACGCTGTCGGCCTTCAACGCCTTCTTCTTCAACATGATCAACGGCCGGGGCTGGATCTGCATTGCGCTGGTGGTGTTTGCGTCGTGGAAACCGGGCAAGGCCTTGCTGGGTGCGCTGCTGTTCGCCTTCTTCGATGCGCTGCAGCTGCGCCTGCAGCAGTCGGGCGAAGGCCTGCTGCCCTACCAGTTCTATCTGATGCTGCCGTATCTGCTGTCCATCCTGGCCCTGGTGCTGGTGGCGCGCAAGGCGGCCTATCCCCAGGCGCTGATGAAGCCATACCGCAAGGGCGAACGCTGA
- a CDS encoding ABC transporter permease, translating to MRLEKRPSPSKTAMVAAPLCAVVFTLLISGLLVLWAKAPVGATYVELFKGAFGSLFALSETMTRAVPLILTGLAAAVAFRARLFNIGAEGQLYAGAVAAVAVGGMHGGTGLELPIYVLFPLMLVAAALAGAAMLLGPALMKTRLGVDEVVTTLLLNFVMLLLVAYLLDGPMKDPMALGWPQSVALQSDLELSRLIEQTRLHTGLLMALVLAVLTWLLLQRTTAGFDIRAAGANAKAASFAGVPVTRTVVLVALLSGGLAGLAGAIEVAGRTSYLTLDMSPGYGYAGIVIAMLAGLHPLGVVAAAIFVAGMQVGADSMSRVVGVPNAIADVIVAASLLSVLVASLLTQYRLRWK from the coding sequence ATGCGATTAGAAAAACGACCTTCCCCTTCCAAAACCGCCATGGTGGCCGCCCCGCTGTGTGCCGTGGTATTCACCCTGCTCATCAGCGGTTTGCTGGTGCTGTGGGCCAAGGCCCCCGTGGGGGCCACCTATGTCGAACTGTTCAAAGGCGCCTTCGGCTCGCTGTTTGCATTGAGCGAAACCATGACCCGTGCCGTGCCCCTGATCCTGACCGGTCTGGCGGCGGCCGTGGCCTTTCGCGCACGCCTGTTCAACATCGGCGCCGAAGGCCAGCTGTACGCCGGCGCCGTGGCGGCTGTTGCCGTGGGCGGCATGCATGGCGGCACCGGCTTGGAGCTGCCCATCTATGTGCTGTTCCCGCTGATGCTGGTGGCCGCCGCCCTGGCCGGCGCCGCCATGCTGCTGGGCCCGGCGCTGATGAAGACCCGCCTGGGCGTGGACGAGGTGGTGACCACGCTGCTGCTGAACTTTGTGATGCTGCTGCTGGTGGCCTACCTGCTGGACGGCCCGATGAAAGACCCAATGGCACTGGGCTGGCCACAGAGCGTGGCCCTGCAGTCGGACCTGGAACTCTCGCGCCTGATCGAGCAGACCCGTCTGCACACCGGCCTGCTGATGGCCCTGGTGCTGGCCGTGCTCACCTGGCTGCTGCTGCAGCGCACGACGGCGGGCTTTGACATCCGTGCCGCCGGCGCCAACGCCAAGGCCGCCAGTTTTGCCGGTGTCCCGGTCACCCGCACCGTGGTGCTGGTGGCCCTGCTGTCCGGCGGGCTGGCCGGGCTGGCCGGCGCCATCGAAGTGGCCGGACGCACCAGCTACCTGACGCTGGACATGTCGCCCGGCTACGGCTACGCCGGCATCGTGATCGCCATGCTGGCGGGCCTGCACCCGCTGGGTGTGGTGGCGGCCGCCATTTTTGTGGCCGGCATGCAGGTGGGTGCCGACAGCATGAGCCGCGTGGTGGGCGTGCCCAATGCGATTGCCGATGTGATCGTGGCCGCATCGCTGCTCTCTGTGCTGGTGGCCAGTCTGCTGACGCAGTACCGCTTGCGCTGGAAGTGA
- a CDS encoding C40 family peptidase codes for MHQAPIPLSTACGSDRAASPPAPQWPARRLLLLGAAATAAVLAGCASSGKRSSSAAAVPKARGGGVPAVNPLALSSDLREALLARTMLVVNTPYTYGGNNPEGGFDCSGLIQWAVAGIHASRLPRTTAQWAQASSPVNRDLQRGDFVFFNTLGGAYSHMGIYVGNGQFVHAPSSGGTVQRVRMDNVYFAKRFTEARSIFA; via the coding sequence ATGCACCAAGCTCCCATCCCGTTGTCCACGGCGTGCGGTTCTGACCGTGCCGCATCGCCGCCTGCTCCTCAATGGCCTGCCCGCCGCCTGCTGTTGCTGGGCGCAGCGGCGACGGCCGCCGTCCTGGCCGGCTGCGCCAGCAGCGGCAAGCGCAGCAGCTCGGCGGCCGCCGTGCCCAAGGCGCGCGGCGGCGGGGTGCCCGCGGTGAACCCGCTGGCGCTGAGCAGCGATCTGCGGGAAGCCTTGCTGGCGCGGACCATGCTGGTGGTCAACACCCCCTATACCTATGGCGGCAACAACCCGGAAGGCGGGTTTGATTGCAGCGGGCTGATCCAGTGGGCCGTCGCGGGCATCCATGCCAGCCGCCTGCCGCGCACCACGGCCCAGTGGGCCCAGGCCAGCAGCCCGGTCAACCGCGATCTGCAGCGCGGCGACTTCGTGTTCTTCAACACCCTGGGCGGCGCGTATTCGCACATGGGCATTTATGTGGGCAACGGCCAGTTTGTGCATGCCCCGTCCAGCGGCGGCACCGTGCAGCGGGTGCGCATGGACAACGTCTACTTTGCCAAGCGCTTCACCGAAGCACGCAGCATCTTCGCCTGA
- the hemC gene encoding hydroxymethylbilane synthase, with translation MTATHTSSSLVIATRESRLALWQAEHVQALLRARGHQVELLGMTTKGDQILDRSLSKVGGKGLFVKELEVALEEGRAHIAVHSLKDVPMELPEGFVLACVMEREDPRDAFVSPRYASLDALPQGAVVGTSSLRRQVLLQALRPDLKIEPLRGNLDTRLRKLGEGQYDAIVLAAAGLKRLNMAERIRCEFEPGSMLPAAGQGALGIEVRSDRTDLIAALQPLVHMPTWLRVAAERAVSRRLGGSCSVPLAAHALLADDGTLTLDAAWGDIEGVQALIQVRQQAHVTTLDQAEALGNAVAEQLLAQGARCAAKAE, from the coding sequence ATGACTGCTACCCACACTTCTTCCTCTCTTGTGATCGCCACCCGTGAAAGCCGCCTGGCCCTGTGGCAGGCCGAACATGTGCAGGCCCTGCTGCGCGCGCGTGGCCACCAGGTGGAGCTGCTGGGCATGACCACCAAGGGCGACCAGATTCTGGACCGTTCGCTGTCCAAGGTCGGCGGCAAGGGCCTGTTCGTCAAGGAACTGGAAGTGGCCCTGGAAGAAGGCCGCGCCCACATTGCCGTGCACTCCCTCAAGGATGTGCCCATGGAACTGCCCGAAGGCTTTGTACTGGCCTGCGTGATGGAACGGGAAGACCCGCGCGACGCCTTCGTCTCCCCCCGCTACGCCAGCCTGGATGCGCTGCCCCAGGGTGCCGTCGTCGGCACCTCCAGCCTGCGCCGCCAGGTGCTGCTGCAGGCCCTGCGCCCGGACCTGAAGATCGAGCCGCTGCGCGGCAACCTCGACACCCGCCTGCGCAAGCTGGGCGAAGGCCAGTACGACGCCATCGTGCTGGCGGCCGCCGGCCTCAAGCGCCTGAACATGGCCGAGCGCATCCGCTGTGAATTCGAACCGGGCAGCATGCTGCCCGCTGCCGGACAGGGCGCACTGGGCATCGAGGTGCGCAGCGACCGCACGGACCTGATTGCGGCACTTCAGCCGCTGGTGCACATGCCCACCTGGCTGCGCGTGGCGGCCGAGCGTGCCGTCAGCCGCCGCCTGGGCGGCAGCTGCTCCGTGCCGCTGGCCGCCCATGCCCTGCTGGCCGACGATGGCACACTGACGCTGGATGCCGCCTGGGGCGATATCGAAGGCGTGCAGGCCCTGATCCAGGTGCGCCAGCAGGCCCACGTCACCACGCTGGACCAGGCCGAAGCCCTGGGCAATGCCGTGGCCGAACAGCTGCTGGCCCAGGGCGCCCGCTGCGCCGCCAAGGCGGAGTGA
- a CDS encoding ABC transporter ATP-binding protein: MLTETASTPPGSAPPTVLQLQGITKRFGTLVANDAISLTLQRGEIVALLGENGAGKSTLMSILFGHYVADAGHIEVFGQPLPPGQPRAALAAGIGMVHQHFALADNLSVLDNIMAGGTSLARLSLDTAGARRRLLDVAQQFGLQVDPDARVGTLSVGERQRVEILKALYRGARILILDEPTAVLTPAESEALFDTLGQMVAQGLSIIFISHKLGEVLRVSHRVAVLRHGKLVAESATAGCTQAQLAEWMVGHAITLPERRPAQHVGDSVCSLHQLDSAPAKGKDSRDRLKNVSLELKAGEIVAIAGVSGNGQVALADVLCGVRAVTGGQLTYLGQPLPRSPVTLVAQGVARIPEDRHGTGVVGDLPVWENAVSERLRTSWFSRLGWVRRKAAQDYAQHVSTTFDVRGGGLHAPARALSGGNMQKLILGRALLPPGVDGQPGAAPRLIVAHQPTWGLDIGAVHFVQQQLMAARDAGAAVLLISDDLDEVLALGDRIAVMHEGTLTEARPHADWSRASIGLAMAGAH, from the coding sequence ATGCTCACTGAGACCGCATCCACACCACCGGGCTCCGCGCCCCCCACCGTCCTGCAGTTGCAGGGCATCACCAAACGCTTTGGCACGCTGGTGGCCAACGACGCCATCTCGCTCACCTTGCAGCGGGGCGAAATCGTCGCGCTGCTGGGCGAGAACGGCGCTGGCAAATCCACGCTGATGTCGATTCTGTTCGGCCACTATGTGGCCGATGCCGGCCACATCGAGGTGTTCGGCCAGCCCCTGCCGCCGGGCCAGCCGCGCGCCGCGCTGGCCGCAGGCATCGGCATGGTGCACCAGCACTTTGCGCTGGCCGACAACCTTTCCGTGCTCGACAACATCATGGCTGGCGGCACGTCGCTGGCCCGGCTGAGCCTGGACACCGCCGGAGCCCGCCGCAGGCTGCTGGACGTGGCGCAGCAATTCGGCCTGCAGGTGGACCCGGACGCCCGCGTGGGCACCTTGTCCGTGGGCGAGCGCCAGCGCGTCGAGATTCTGAAAGCGCTGTACCGCGGCGCCCGCATCCTGATCCTGGACGAACCCACGGCCGTGCTCACTCCCGCCGAGAGCGAGGCCCTGTTCGACACCCTGGGCCAGATGGTGGCGCAAGGCCTGTCCATCATCTTCATCAGCCACAAGCTCGGCGAGGTGCTGCGCGTCTCGCACCGCGTGGCCGTGCTGCGCCATGGCAAGCTGGTGGCCGAATCGGCCACCGCCGGCTGCACCCAGGCCCAGCTGGCTGAATGGATGGTCGGCCACGCCATCACGCTGCCCGAACGCCGCCCGGCCCAGCATGTGGGCGACAGCGTCTGCAGCCTGCACCAGCTGGATTCCGCACCGGCCAAAGGCAAGGACAGCCGCGACCGGCTGAAGAACGTGTCGCTGGAGCTGAAGGCCGGTGAAATCGTCGCCATCGCTGGGGTGTCCGGCAACGGCCAGGTCGCACTGGCCGATGTGCTGTGCGGCGTGCGCGCCGTCACCGGCGGACAGCTGACCTACCTGGGCCAGCCCCTGCCCAGGTCGCCCGTCACCCTGGTGGCCCAGGGCGTGGCCCGCATCCCCGAAGACCGCCACGGCACCGGCGTGGTGGGCGATCTGCCGGTGTGGGAAAACGCCGTGTCCGAGCGCCTGCGCACCAGCTGGTTCTCGCGCCTGGGCTGGGTCCGGCGCAAAGCCGCACAGGACTACGCCCAGCATGTCAGCACCACGTTTGACGTGCGCGGCGGCGGCCTGCATGCGCCCGCCCGTGCGCTGTCCGGCGGCAATATGCAAAAGCTGATTCTGGGCCGCGCCCTGCTGCCCCCCGGCGTGGACGGCCAGCCCGGCGCAGCCCCCCGCCTGATCGTGGCCCACCAGCCCACCTGGGGGCTGGATATCGGTGCCGTGCACTTTGTGCAGCAGCAGCTGATGGCCGCCCGCGATGCCGGCGCGGCCGTGCTGCTGATCTCGGACGACCTGGACGAAGTCCTGGCCCTGGGCGACCGCATTGCCGTGATGCACGAAGGCACGCTCACCGAAGCCCGGCCCCACGCCGACTGGAGCCGCGCATCCATTGGCCTGGCCATGGCCGGTGCCCATTGA
- the ppc gene encoding phosphoenolpyruvate carboxylase: protein MNAAARRRSESPTTAPVRRTDKDQPLIDDIRLLGRLLGDVIREQEGAPAYELVEQVRQLSVAFRRDADQAANKALKKLLKGLTGDQTVSVIRAFTYFSHLANLAEDRHHIRRREVHERAGHSQEGSVEVALSRIRWEGIDTDAVVQALAAAYVAPVLTAHPTEVQRQSILAAEQDIARLLAERDLIRARAQLYASSKDALSPRELAQNEEQLKARVVQLWQTRLLRHAKLTVADEIENSLRYYEATFLREIPRIYREMELQLDGKRIHSFLRMGQWIGGDRDGNPNVTAETLALALRRQSEVALRHYLTEVHFLGTELSMAARLADVSPAMQQLADASPDRNAHREDEPYRRALTGMYARLAATLRKLSGGEAARHAVAPQNPYDTPQELLGDLRTIEDSLQRNHGGALAAQRLSPLIRAVEVFGFHLATVDLRQSSDQHELVVAELLAVAMIEADYSALDEAGRQQLLLRMLSDARPLRVVGAAYSAHSQAELAIFATARQARADYGAEALRHCIISHTESVSDLLEVLLLMKEVGLMRGTLDSSEAVADMVVVPLFETIGDLRQAASIMQAYYDLPGIAALWKRSGAEQDIMLGYSDSNKDGGIFTSNWELYQAESALVQVFDPLAAQYGIRLRMFHGRGGTVGRGGGPSYQAILAQPPGTVRGQIRLTEQGEVIASKYSNPEIGRRNLETLVAATLEATLLQPTKLAGKPFLVAAEALSQSSMAAYRKLVYETPGFTDYFFSATPIREIAELNIGSRPASRKPSQKIEDLRAIPWGFSWGQCRLTLPGWYGFGTAVHEFVHAKGQDPAKQQALLRRMCKQWPFFRTLLSNMDMVLAKSDLALASRYSDLVPDAKLRKRIFASIQAEWHRTAEALEMLTGEKDRLAHNSALARSIRHRFPYIDPLHHLQVELVRRWRDGAGDERVKMGIHISINGIAAALRNTG from the coding sequence ATGAATGCAGCAGCCCGCCGACGTTCCGAGTCCCCCACCACCGCGCCCGTCCGCCGTACCGACAAGGACCAGCCGCTGATTGACGATATCCGGCTGCTGGGCCGCCTGCTGGGCGATGTGATCCGCGAGCAGGAAGGTGCCCCCGCCTATGAGCTGGTGGAGCAGGTGCGTCAGCTGTCCGTGGCATTCCGCCGCGACGCGGACCAGGCGGCCAACAAGGCGCTGAAGAAGCTGCTCAAGGGGCTCACGGGCGACCAGACGGTCAGCGTGATCCGCGCCTTCACCTATTTCTCGCACCTGGCCAACCTGGCCGAAGACCGCCACCACATTCGCCGCCGCGAGGTGCACGAGCGCGCGGGCCACAGCCAGGAAGGCAGTGTGGAGGTGGCCCTGTCGCGCATCCGCTGGGAAGGGATCGACACCGATGCCGTGGTGCAGGCGCTGGCCGCCGCCTATGTGGCCCCGGTGCTGACCGCCCACCCCACCGAAGTGCAGCGCCAGAGCATTCTGGCGGCCGAGCAGGACATTGCCCGGCTGCTGGCCGAGCGCGACCTGATCCGAGCCCGGGCCCAGCTGTATGCCAGCAGCAAGGATGCGCTCAGCCCCAGGGAGCTGGCGCAGAACGAGGAGCAGCTCAAGGCCCGCGTGGTGCAGCTGTGGCAGACGCGCCTGCTGCGCCATGCCAAGCTGACGGTGGCCGACGAGATTGAGAATTCGCTGCGCTACTACGAGGCCACGTTTCTGCGCGAGATTCCACGTATCTACCGTGAAATGGAGCTGCAGCTCGATGGCAAGCGCATCCACAGCTTTCTGCGCATGGGCCAGTGGATCGGTGGCGACCGCGATGGCAATCCGAATGTGACGGCCGAGACCCTGGCGCTGGCACTGCGCCGCCAGTCCGAGGTGGCGCTGCGCCACTACCTGACCGAGGTGCACTTTCTGGGCACCGAGCTGTCGATGGCCGCGCGCCTGGCCGACGTTTCGCCCGCCATGCAGCAACTGGCCGATGCGTCGCCGGACCGCAATGCCCACCGCGAGGACGAACCCTATCGCCGCGCGCTGACCGGCATGTACGCCCGCCTGGCGGCCACGCTGCGCAAGCTGTCGGGCGGGGAAGCCGCCCGCCACGCGGTGGCGCCGCAAAACCCCTATGACACGCCGCAGGAGCTGCTGGGGGATCTGCGCACCATCGAGGATTCGCTGCAGCGCAACCATGGCGGGGCACTGGCAGCACAGCGCCTGTCGCCGTTGATCCGTGCGGTGGAAGTGTTTGGTTTCCACCTGGCCACGGTCGACCTGCGCCAAAGCTCGGACCAGCATGAACTGGTGGTGGCCGAACTGCTGGCGGTCGCCATGATCGAGGCCGACTACAGTGCGCTGGACGAAGCCGGCCGCCAACAGCTGCTGCTGCGCATGCTCAGCGATGCGCGCCCGCTGCGCGTGGTGGGGGCGGCGTACTCCGCACACAGCCAGGCCGAACTGGCAATCTTTGCCACCGCCCGCCAGGCCCGTGCCGACTACGGCGCCGAAGCACTGCGCCACTGCATCATCAGCCACACCGAATCGGTCAGCGATCTGCTGGAAGTGTTGCTGCTGATGAAGGAAGTGGGGCTGATGCGCGGAACGCTGGACAGCAGCGAAGCCGTGGCCGACATGGTGGTGGTGCCGCTGTTCGAGACCATTGGCGATCTGCGCCAGGCGGCGTCCATCATGCAGGCCTATTACGACCTGCCCGGCATTGCCGCGCTGTGGAAGCGCTCCGGCGCCGAGCAGGACATCATGCTGGGCTACAGCGACAGCAACAAGGACGGCGGCATCTTCACCAGCAACTGGGAGCTGTACCAGGCCGAATCGGCACTGGTGCAGGTGTTCGATCCGCTGGCGGCGCAGTACGGCATTCGCCTGCGCATGTTCCACGGCCGGGGCGGCACCGTGGGCCGGGGCGGCGGCCCCAGCTACCAGGCCATCCTGGCGCAGCCGCCGGGCACGGTGCGCGGCCAGATCCGCCTGACCGAGCAGGGCGAGGTGATTGCCTCCAAATATTCCAACCCGGAGATCGGCCGCCGCAATCTGGAAACCCTGGTGGCCGCCACACTGGAAGCCACGCTGCTGCAGCCCACCAAGCTGGCGGGCAAGCCTTTTCTGGTGGCGGCCGAAGCGCTGTCGCAGTCCAGCATGGCGGCCTACCGCAAGCTGGTGTACGAGACCCCGGGCTTCACCGATTACTTCTTCAGCGCGACACCGATCCGCGAGATTGCCGAGCTGAACATCGGTTCGCGCCCGGCCTCGCGCAAGCCTTCGCAGAAGATCGAAGACCTGCGCGCCATTCCCTGGGGCTTCAGCTGGGGCCAGTGCCGTCTCACCTTGCCGGGCTGGTACGGCTTCGGCACGGCGGTGCACGAGTTTGTCCATGCCAAGGGGCAGGACCCCGCCAAGCAGCAGGCCCTGCTGCGCCGCATGTGCAAGCAGTGGCCGTTCTTCCGCACGCTGCTGTCGAACATGGACATGGTGCTGGCCAAGAGCGATCTGGCGCTGGCATCGCGCTACAGCGATCTGGTGCCCGACGCCAAGCTGCGCAAACGCATTTTTGCGTCCATTCAGGCCGAATGGCACCGCACGGCCGAAGCGCTGGAAATGCTGACCGGCGAGAAGGACCGCCTGGCACACAACAGCGCGCTGGCACGCTCCATACGCCACCGCTTCCCCTACATCGACCCCTTGCACCACCTGCAGGTGGAACTGGTACGCCGCTGGCGCGATGGGGCGGGCGATGAGCGGGTGAAGATGGGTATCCATATCTCCATCAACGGCATTGCGGCAGCGCTGCGCAACACGGGCTGA